A portion of the Gossypium arboreum isolate Shixiya-1 chromosome 8, ASM2569848v2, whole genome shotgun sequence genome contains these proteins:
- the LOC128296626 gene encoding uncharacterized protein LOC128296626, giving the protein MSRVLIKVSSPLGQTVSMDRVCRRCPLIIQDCYKKRFSIQTEDGDRIEVNVGSQCSKIRTVCEFPDVFPEELSSLQPDRELEFAIEVYLETEHDQHLRIVLQILREKQLYGKVSKCEFWLLEVVFLGHVVSIDGIRVDPKKIEAIVQGKAPKNVSECQKSFETLKQMLTEAPILTLLKSGKDFVVYNDASLSGLDCVMFTWLSINDDGSLLVESRVKPIMFDQIRAAQLEDEKLMKRKKIVRNGMVENFSVDEHDCLRFQNRLYIPTTSELKDLILQEAHDGTFTLHPGGTKMYRNLRELYWWPGMKKDLVEFVGIALDEGLEVWPKRKIVSRYIGLYEIIERIGPVAYRLALPLELQKIHDVFHVSMLWRYRSNPSQVIPTEDIEI; this is encoded by the exons atgtCTAGAGTTTTAATAAAGGTGTCTAGCCCTTTGGGACAAACTGTGTCTATGGACCGAGTGTGCCGAAGATGCCCATTGATAATACAGG ATTGCTATAAAAAGAGGTTCAGTATTCAAACAGAAGATGGAGACAGAATTGAAGTGAATG TTGGAAGTCAATGTAGCAAAATCAGAACCGTatgtgagtttccagatgtatttcctgaagaattatcgAGTTTACAACCTGACAGAGAacttgaatttgctattgaggtgTATCTGG AGACAGAACATGATCAACATCTCAGAATAGTTCTACAGATTCTACGAGAAAAACAGTTGTACGGGAAGgtgagtaaatgtgaattctggttattgGAGGTGGTGTTTTTGGGACATGTTGTGTCTATTGATGGAATCAGAGTTGATCCGAAGAAGATTGAGGCGATTGTTCAAGGGAAGGCACCAAAGAACGTATCCGAG TGCCAGAAGAGTTTTGAGACATTGAAGCAAATGTTGACTGAGGCACCTATTTTAACCTTACTAAAGTCAGGAAAGGACTTTGTTGTATACAATGATGCTTCTCTGAGCGGATTGgattgt gtaATGTTCACTTGGCTTAGTATTaatgatgatggaagcttgttagtTGAATCAAGGGTTAAGCCAATAATGTTTGACCAAATTAGAGCAGCCCAGCTAGAAGATGAAAAGTTGATGAAGAGAAAAAAGATAGTACGAAATGGTATGGTAGAAAATTTTAGTGTTGATGaacatgattgtttgaggttccaaAATCGGCTTTATATTCCAACTACTTCTGAGTTAAAAGATTTGATTCTCCAAGAAGCACACGATGGTACTTTTACTTTACACCCTGGTGGAACAAAAATGTATCGGAATTTACGggagttatactggtggccagggatgAAGAAAGATTTAGTTGAATTTGTtg GTATCGCCTTGGATGAAGGTCTTGAGGTTTGGCCGAAAAGGAAAATTGTGTCTCGTTATATTGGGttgtatgagattatagaaaggATTGGACCGGTTGCTTATCGATTAGCTTTGCCTCTAGAGTtacagaagattcatgatgttttccatgtttctatgcttTGGAGATATAGATCGAATCCTTCTCAAGTTATTCCCACTGAAGACATCGAAATTTGA